A stretch of Sulfurimonas xiamenensis DNA encodes these proteins:
- the efp gene encoding elongation factor P — MAAIGMGDIKKGVRLIIGEVPYRVVEFQHVKPGKGAAFVRMKVKSFLNGKVVEKTVHAGDKFEVPEITYKTMQYLYDDGEMYQFMDNETYEQLGLSYEQCDDASKWFKDGINVDIIFYKGKAISVTAPETMELIVTDTPPNFKGDTSSGSKKPATLETGAVIQVPYHVLEGDLIKVNTVDGEYLEKVK, encoded by the coding sequence ATGGCAGCTATTGGAATGGGTGATATTAAAAAAGGTGTTCGTCTAATTATAGGTGAGGTACCTTATAGAGTGGTGGAATTTCAACATGTTAAACCAGGTAAAGGTGCGGCATTTGTTCGTATGAAAGTAAAAAGTTTTTTAAATGGAAAAGTAGTTGAAAAAACTGTTCATGCAGGTGATAAATTTGAAGTGCCTGAAATCACATATAAAACAATGCAGTATCTTTATGATGATGGTGAAATGTATCAGTTTATGGACAATGAAACATACGAGCAGCTTGGACTTAGCTACGAGCAGTGCGATGATGCTTCTAAATGGTTTAAAGACGGAATCAATGTTGACATTATATTTTATAAAGGAAAAGCTATATCTGTAACTGCTCCGGAAACTATGGAGCTTATTGTTACTGATACACCACCAAACTTTAAAGGCGATACTTCAAGCGGAAGCAAAAAACCTGCAACTCTTGAAACAGGAGCTGTTATTCAAGTACCTTACCATGTGCTTGAGGGTGATCTTATTAAAGTAAATACTGTTGATGGTGAATACTTAGAAAAAGTTAAGTAA
- the dnaE gene encoding DNA polymerase III subunit alpha: protein MSVLPFTHLHLHTEYSLLDGANKLSNLVTQVKKLGMTSVAMTDHGNMFGAIDFYKLMKDAGIKPIIGIEGYIHNGENIDDKSTKQRFHICLFAKNQKGYENLMYLSSKAFIDGFYYFPRINKKELREHSEGLICSSACLQGEINWHLNTANERNIKNGALGYEGAKAAALEYKEIFGDDFYLELMRHGIGDQLFIDDQILKLSKELDIKIIATNDTHYTFPNDAQYHEAFMCIGMNKLYDDPNRMRHSVHEFYLKSPDQMARLFADIPEALENTQEIVDKCNLELKLGDPVPPNFKFTKEYAKNEGLDIDNEDDAPLGDDATKEQKRAWKSAADKNDADYFVYRCELGLEQRLKHVPQEKHQQYRDRLNFEMDVINSMKFPGYMLIVWDFVKVAKEMGIAVGPGRGSAAGSLVAYSLEITDIDPMKYDLLFERFLNPERVSMPDIDMDFMQARRGEVIDYVVKKYGRNQVAQIITFGSLLAKGVIRDVARVLDMPLSQADKMAKLVPDELGITLNGKTKNGDFIPGAFQKEPKLQEFIESDANAARVWEFAKKLEGLKRNSGIHAAGVVISNEELWKKTPIYKPSGEETFVTQYSLNYLEDVDLIKFDFLGLKTLDVIDNAIKLIKLRYNKEIKWHEIDENDPKVYDVIRSGNTVGMFQIESSGMQDLNKRLKPDSFEDLIAVLALYRPGPMESGMLESFIERKHGREKIEYTFDTMQPILENTYGVIVYQEQVMQIVQTVGGFSLGYSDIIRRAMGKKKDMSTYNDEFAKGAQKQGFDYNEASKLFDLIEKFAGYGFNKSHSAAYAMVTFQTAWLKTYYPNEFMAALLTSDKDNTDKVVRYIDETKRMGIELSPPDICDSQLEFSAITKDGKEIVLFGLGAIKGVGQSAVLSILETRKEGGDFTSIEDFVNRIEPSKVNKRVIESIIKAGGFDRFGFSRKALLDQVEKIVDTAKDASMARKNAVGSLFSDDSEITTVELKLINSQEYELKEILEFEKETLGFYVSGHPLDEYREKIEELEYTLSSEIESVKDGSYAIFIGKVEEITKKTSKKGNQFGIVNIMDFHGNIEVMLFSDKLEELNQMNLNEPIAFKTKITHTDMFTRISVSKIMTLKDAKKETKKTKKEVREIPLEPINLSIKLDTDMKVIEDLYRIVRQNPGNRELKITIISKLQNVIIDSAIRVDSKILTALDGNEFVDILAS from the coding sequence ATGAGTGTTTTACCATTTACACACTTACATCTTCACACTGAATATTCACTTCTAGACGGTGCAAATAAACTCTCAAATCTTGTAACACAGGTAAAAAAACTTGGCATGACTTCTGTTGCTATGACAGATCACGGTAATATGTTCGGTGCAATAGATTTTTACAAACTTATGAAAGATGCCGGAATAAAACCTATTATTGGAATAGAGGGATATATTCATAATGGTGAAAATATTGATGATAAAAGCACAAAACAGCGATTTCATATCTGTCTTTTTGCCAAAAATCAAAAGGGTTATGAAAACCTTATGTATCTCTCATCAAAAGCTTTTATAGACGGTTTTTACTACTTTCCGAGGATCAATAAAAAAGAGCTTAGAGAGCACTCTGAGGGTCTTATATGCAGCTCTGCGTGTCTTCAAGGCGAAATAAACTGGCATTTAAATACGGCAAACGAAAGAAATATTAAAAACGGCGCCTTGGGATATGAGGGAGCCAAGGCTGCTGCACTTGAGTATAAAGAAATTTTTGGTGATGATTTTTATCTTGAACTAATGCGTCACGGAATAGGCGATCAGCTTTTTATTGATGATCAGATATTAAAGCTCTCCAAAGAACTTGATATAAAAATAATTGCCACAAATGACACTCACTATACATTTCCAAATGATGCGCAGTATCATGAAGCATTTATGTGTATAGGAATGAATAAACTCTATGATGACCCAAACCGCATGCGTCACTCTGTGCATGAATTTTATCTCAAAAGCCCAGATCAGATGGCGCGTCTCTTTGCCGATATTCCCGAAGCTCTTGAAAATACACAGGAGATTGTAGATAAGTGCAATCTGGAGCTAAAACTAGGTGACCCAGTTCCCCCAAATTTTAAATTTACAAAAGAGTATGCAAAAAATGAGGGACTAGATATTGATAATGAGGATGATGCACCGCTGGGAGATGATGCGACTAAAGAGCAAAAAAGAGCTTGGAAGAGCGCAGCGGATAAAAATGATGCAGACTATTTTGTTTATCGTTGTGAACTTGGTTTGGAACAAAGACTTAAGCATGTACCTCAAGAAAAACATCAGCAGTATAGAGATAGACTTAATTTCGAGATGGATGTTATAAACTCCATGAAATTTCCCGGTTATATGTTGATTGTCTGGGATTTTGTGAAAGTTGCAAAAGAGATGGGTATAGCTGTAGGACCGGGTCGTGGTTCGGCAGCAGGAAGTCTTGTTGCATACTCATTAGAGATTACAGATATTGATCCTATGAAGTATGATCTTCTTTTTGAGAGATTTCTCAATCCAGAACGCGTAAGTATGCCCGATATTGATATGGACTTTATGCAGGCGCGCCGCGGAGAAGTTATTGATTATGTTGTAAAAAAGTATGGACGAAATCAGGTAGCGCAGATTATTACATTTGGTTCGCTTTTGGCAAAAGGGGTTATTCGTGATGTTGCGCGTGTTCTTGATATGCCTCTTTCACAGGCGGATAAAATGGCAAAGCTTGTTCCAGATGAGCTTGGAATCACACTTAACGGTAAAACAAAAAATGGTGATTTTATACCAGGCGCTTTTCAAAAAGAACCTAAGCTTCAAGAATTTATAGAGAGTGATGCCAATGCTGCAAGAGTCTGGGAGTTTGCTAAGAAACTCGAAGGTCTCAAGCGTAATTCCGGGATACATGCTGCCGGCGTTGTTATCTCAAATGAGGAGCTTTGGAAAAAAACACCTATCTATAAGCCATCGGGTGAAGAGACTTTTGTAACACAATATTCACTAAATTACTTAGAAGATGTTGATTTGATTAAGTTTGACTTTTTAGGGCTTAAAACACTTGATGTTATCGACAATGCTATAAAACTTATAAAATTGAGATACAACAAAGAGATTAAATGGCATGAGATAGATGAGAATGACCCTAAAGTTTATGATGTGATTCGCAGCGGAAACACGGTAGGAATGTTTCAGATAGAGAGTTCGGGAATGCAGGATCTAAATAAGCGACTTAAACCCGACAGTTTTGAGGACCTCATTGCGGTCTTGGCGCTTTATCGCCCGGGACCGATGGAGTCTGGAATGCTTGAGAGTTTTATAGAGAGAAAGCATGGAAGAGAGAAGATTGAGTACACATTTGATACGATGCAACCTATTTTGGAAAATACATATGGAGTCATCGTTTATCAAGAACAGGTTATGCAGATAGTACAAACCGTGGGCGGTTTTTCTCTCGGTTATTCGGATATTATTCGTCGTGCAATGGGTAAGAAAAAGGATATGTCTACTTATAATGATGAGTTTGCAAAAGGAGCTCAAAAGCAGGGATTTGACTACAATGAGGCATCTAAACTTTTTGATTTGATTGAGAAGTTTGCGGGATACGGTTTTAACAAATCCCACTCTGCAGCTTATGCAATGGTTACATTTCAAACAGCATGGCTAAAAACTTACTATCCAAATGAATTTATGGCGGCACTTTTAACATCAGATAAAGATAATACCGACAAAGTCGTGCGCTATATTGATGAGACAAAGAGAATGGGCATTGAGCTCTCACCTCCGGATATTTGTGATTCACAGCTAGAATTTTCCGCAATTACAAAAGATGGCAAAGAGATTGTTCTTTTTGGTTTAGGTGCTATTAAAGGAGTTGGACAATCAGCAGTTCTTTCTATTTTAGAAACAAGAAAAGAGGGTGGTGATTTTACATCAATAGAAGATTTTGTAAATAGGATTGAACCCTCAAAAGTAAATAAAAGAGTGATAGAGTCTATTATAAAAGCGGGCGGTTTTGACAGATTTGGATTTTCCAGAAAGGCTCTTTTGGATCAAGTTGAAAAGATAGTAGATACTGCAAAAGATGCTTCAATGGCAAGAAAAAATGCAGTAGGAAGTCTTTTTAGTGATGATAGTGAAATTACAACCGTTGAGTTAAAGTTAATAAATTCTCAAGAGTATGAGTTAAAAGAGATTTTAGAATTTGAAAAAGAGACATTGGGCTTTTATGTCTCAGGACACCCGCTTGATGAGTATAGAGAAAAGATAGAGGAGCTGGAGTATACGCTATCATCAGAGATAGAGAGTGTTAAAGACGGTTCGTATGCAATTTTTATCGGAAAAGTTGAAGAGATAACAAAAAAAACATCCAAAAAGGGGAATCAGTTCGGCATTGTAAATATTATGGATTTTCACGGAAATATTGAAGTTATGCTCTTTAGCGACAAACTCGAAGAGTTAAATCAGATGAACTTAAACGAGCCTATAGCTTTTAAGACAAAAATTACTCATACAGATATGTTTACAAGAATCAGCGTAAGTAAAATTATGACGCTTAAAGATGCTAAAAAAGAGACAAAAAAGACAAAAAAAGAGGTACGAGAAATACCTCTTGAGCCTATAAATCTTTCTATAAAATTAGATACTGATATGAAAGTAATTGAAGATTTATATAGAATTGTCAGACAAAATCCAGGAAATAGAGAGCTAAAAATCACCATAATCTCAAAACTTCAAAATGTTATAATCGACTCGGCTATAAGAGTAGACAGCAAAATTTTAACGGCATTGGACGGTAACGAGTTTGTTGATATTTTAGCTTCATAA
- a CDS encoding DUF167 domain-containing protein: protein MKARDLECIFYEWDRDVLVLNILGTPAAKRDVIGKVRGNQLKVSVKAQPEGGRATDYMVSFLAKEFGVSASNIEVVYGRESIHKQLRIKAPKKLPKVIEYK, encoded by the coding sequence ATGAAGGCAAGAGATTTAGAATGTATTTTTTATGAATGGGACAGAGATGTGCTGGTTTTAAATATTTTGGGGACACCTGCCGCAAAAAGGGATGTGATAGGCAAAGTAAGGGGCAACCAGCTCAAAGTAAGTGTAAAAGCGCAGCCTGAAGGCGGCAGGGCAACTGACTATATGGTCTCTTTTTTGGCAAAGGAGTTTGGAGTGAGTGCATCAAACATAGAAGTAGTTTACGGCCGTGAGAGCATTCATAAACAACTTCGCATAAAAGCACCAAAAAAACTTCCAAAAGTGATAGAGTATAAGTAG
- a CDS encoding M18 family aminopeptidase: protein MTQENFNEGLLGFLDASPTPFHATQNMAGMFENAGFIKLYEEQRWELEPGKKYYLTRNDSSIIAFTYSGEKNYVMVGAHTDSPNLKVKPNPVIKEHGAVKFGVEPYGGLLLNTWFDRDFSLAGRVSYLDSNNIIKDALIDVKKPIAIIPSLAIHLDDKANQERSINAQSDILPILSTSDDFHFEQFLKDQLKISGVDEVKELYANDLNFYDVQNASFVGLNDDFIASARIDNLISCYVGILSICSIDESKPMLFIANDHEEVGSSSTSGAGGSFLENTLHRVFDDYEEFVQMIRSSIMISADNAHAIHPNYPSKHDANHAPHINKGSVIKINASQRYASNSKTVSRFMNIASSIGEPFQTFVTRSDMGCGSTIGPITATRLGIETLDIGVPTFAMHSIRELCGSKDAYSLYKIILSFNDS, encoded by the coding sequence ATGACACAAGAAAATTTCAACGAAGGACTTTTAGGTTTTTTAGATGCTTCACCGACTCCTTTTCATGCAACGCAGAATATGGCAGGAATGTTCGAAAATGCCGGATTTATAAAGCTTTATGAAGAACAAAGATGGGAGTTGGAACCTGGTAAAAAGTACTATTTGACTAGAAATGATTCATCAATTATAGCTTTTACATACTCTGGCGAAAAGAATTATGTAATGGTTGGGGCACATACTGATTCTCCAAATCTAAAAGTAAAACCAAATCCGGTTATTAAAGAGCATGGAGCTGTAAAGTTTGGAGTTGAACCATATGGCGGTCTGCTTTTAAATACATGGTTTGACAGAGATTTCTCTTTGGCCGGAAGAGTCAGTTATTTGGACTCAAATAATATAATAAAAGATGCTTTGATTGATGTTAAAAAACCAATAGCTATTATTCCTTCGCTTGCAATTCATTTGGATGATAAAGCAAATCAAGAGCGAAGTATTAATGCACAGAGTGATATATTGCCGATTTTATCTACTTCAGATGATTTTCATTTTGAACAATTTTTAAAAGATCAGCTAAAGATAAGCGGTGTCGATGAGGTAAAAGAGCTATATGCAAATGATCTGAATTTTTATGATGTTCAAAATGCTTCTTTTGTAGGCCTTAATGATGACTTTATTGCTAGCGCAAGGATTGACAATCTTATTAGCTGTTATGTCGGTATACTTTCAATTTGCAGCATTGATGAGAGCAAACCTATGCTTTTTATTGCAAATGATCATGAAGAGGTGGGAAGCAGTTCGACTTCAGGTGCGGGCGGAAGTTTTTTAGAAAATACACTTCATAGAGTTTTTGATGATTATGAAGAGTTTGTTCAAATGATTCGTTCATCCATAATGATATCTGCAGATAATGCACATGCCATTCATCCGAATTATCCAAGTAAACATGATGCAAATCATGCCCCGCATATAAATAAAGGAAGTGTTATAAAAATAAATGCTTCTCAACGCTACGCTTCAAACTCTAAAACTGTTTCAAGATTTATGAATATTGCATCTTCGATAGGCGAGCCTTTTCAAACATTTGTAACAAGAAGCGATATGGGATGCGGTTCTACCATCGGTCCTATAACAGCTACAAGATTAGGTATAGAAACATTGGATATAGGAGTTCCAACTTTTGCAATGCATTCCATAAGAGAGTTATGCGGAAGTAAAGATGCTTATAGTCTTTATAAAATCATCCTAAGTTTTAATGATTCTTGA